From Cannabis sativa cultivar Pink pepper isolate KNU-18-1 chromosome 8, ASM2916894v1, whole genome shotgun sequence, a single genomic window includes:
- the LOC133030667 gene encoding uncharacterized protein LOC133030667, with the protein MSRRAPSRSSSLIYKRIGSTNNSLHSRSSSQRPTLRAAYVDSRYRGFSSSSSSSSSSSSSSSSSSYPSMSSVMYGSRSYAYSYALSSSAYTSGPKRQDIFAFTVLLEGCVDPVIAEVVGVKEALSWIKRHQWGRVDVETDSLVVVQATRGSVFIPSPFGQHVSACRTLLASLPSVTINFVKRSVNKAAHCLARSSCLYSDRITIFSKSTAPADLLSIIMVETSF; encoded by the exons atGTCGAGAAGAGCCCCTTCAAGATCATCATCACTAATCTACAAAAGAATTGGTAGTACTAATAATAGCCTCCATTCAAGATCTTCATCTCAGCGGCCCACCTTAAGGGCTGCTTATGTTGATAGTAGATATCGCGGTTTctcctcctcttcctcctcctcctcgTCTTCTTCCTCATCCTCATCCTCATCCTCGTACCCTTCCATGTCATCAGTAATGTATGGAAGTAGATCATATGCGTATTCTTATGCATTGAGTAGTTCTGCATATACAAGTGGTCCCAAACGCCAAGATATATTTG cctTCACGGTCCTCTTGGAGGGGTGCGTGGACCCGGTCATAGCTGAAGTTGTGGGGGTTAAGGAGGCTCTGAGTTGGATAAAGAGACACCAATGGGGTCGTGTTGatgttgagacagattctttgGTTGTTGTTCAAGCAACTCGAGGTTCGGTATTCATTCCATCTCCTTTTGGTCAACATGTGTCTGCTTGTCGTACATTGTTGGCTTCCTTACCTTCAGTCactattaattttgttaaacgttCTGTAAACAAAGCTGCACACTGTCTTGCTCGTAGCTCTTGTTTGTATTCAGATCGTATTACTATTTTCAGTAAGAGTACTGCTCCTGCTGATCTTTTATCTATTATAATGGTTGAAACTTCATTCTAA
- the LOC115701161 gene encoding proteasome subunit beta type-7-B-like, protein MSKSDVTSNPKGGFSYDLCRRNAMLSEKGLEPPPFRKTGTTIVGLVFQDGVILGADTRATEGPIVCDKNCEKIHYMAPEIYCCGAGIAADTEAVTDLVSSQLVLHAYNTGRKSRVITALNLLRKHLTEYKGSISATLILGGVDVTGPHLHTIDPHGAMNTLPFDAKGSGSLAAISVFETKYKEGLTRDEGVKMVSEAICSGIFNDLGSGSNVDICVITKGHTEYLRNHLMPNHPPTFVSEKNKEHKFSEKFEVLSTKVTPLKEKAEIIEEGNSMEE, encoded by the exons ATGTCGAAGAGTGATGTCACATCCAACCCCAAGGGTGGGTTCAGTTATGATCTTTGCAGAAGAAACGCTATGCTTTCGGAGAAAGGTTTAGAGCCACCGCCTTTTCGAAAGACTGGTACTACCATTGTTGGTCTAGTTTTTCAG GATGGTGTCATTCTTGGTGCAGATACAAGAGCCACTGAAGGTCCCATAGTTTGTGATAAGAACTGTGAAAAAATTCATTATATGGCTCCCGAAATTTACTGTTGTGGTGCCGGAATTGCTGCTGATACTGAGGCGGTAACAG ATTTGGTCAGTTCCCAACTAGTGCTTCATGCCTATAACACTGGAAGAAAATCAAGGGTTATTACTGCCCTGAATCTACTTAGGAAACATCTAACGGA GTATAAAGGTAGTATCTCAGCAACTTTGATCCTCGGCGGTGTTGATGTCACTGGGCCTCATTTACATACT ATCGATCCTCATGGTGCTATGAATACATTGCCCTTTGATGCAAAGGGTTCTGGTTCTCTTGCAGCAATCTCAGTATTTGAGACTAAATACAAAGAAGGGCTCACT AGGGATGAAGGAGTGAAGATGGTAAGTGAGGCAATATGCTCtggcatttttaacgacttgGGCAGTGGAAGCAATGTCGATATTTGCGTAATAACCAAG GGACACACAGAGTATTTGAGGAACCATTTGATGCCCAATCATCCTCCAACCTTTGTCAGTGAAAAAAATAAGGAACATAAATTCTCTGAGAAGTTTG AAGTTCTTTCAACAAAGGTTACTCCATTGAAGGAGAAGGCTGAAATAATTGAAGAAGGAAATTCAATGGAAGAGTGA
- the LOC115700840 gene encoding ankyrin repeat-containing protein At5g02620-like codes for MAEASSSLITSTTQAVVATNTNDPNQNQNQSQSQPSQPIESRIDVGSTTSTPPPRNPSPHFVQGSRIEYFKVCVRLYYAALSGDWNVVKDILKDHPQALNAAISNRQDTILHVAARANQAHVVKMMVNEMKDTIDLTLQDREGNTPFSLAVAAGASQVIEILRHQNSDLAITRGGHDLLPLYMACLFGHNAIALSLYPLTNSILQERERRWTFFTCIHNGLYELALLMLKDCAELSVARDNGQTALHVLARKPLDFISETQGFLHKFLIYFPGMRVLIRKSHKQSKALILVKELWKQILKDRSDSEIKDLIRGPTRLLLDAAEVGNHDFIVALICSYHDLLWECDRERRTIFHIAVENRHDEIFRLIHEIGSIKSIIFAFKDSEGNNIFHLVANLPSIERLNVVSGAALQMQRELIWFKEIEKMMDPSLREKKNNKNETASVIFSKAHANLLKEGESWMKKTAESCTIVAALIATVVFTVAFSVPGGNNSDTGLPIHIKHNAYTFFSLSNGIAMFSSSTSILMFLSILTSRYAESDFLRALPKRLIIGLTSLFVSMATMTIAFCMAVFIAYRQSSMWIPILITTLQIVPITLFLYLLYPLQIDIFCSTFNSHSLFKQTKRELQWAGDI; via the exons ATGGCGGAAGCAAGTTCTAGTTTGATAACATCTACAACCCAAGCAGTTGTGGCAACAAATACAAATGAtccaaatcaaaatcaaaatcagaGTCAAAGTCAACCATCACAACCAATTGAGTCTCGTATCGATGTTGGCTCTACAACATCAACACCTCCACCTAGGAATCCTTCCCCTCATTTTGTACAAG ggTCAAGAATTGAGTACTTTAAAGTATGTGTGAGGTTGTACTATGCTGCACTAAGTGGAGATTGGAATGTAGTGAAAGACATCTTAAAAGATCACCCACAAGCTCTAAATGCAGCCATAAGTAACAGACAAGACACTATTCTCCACGTGGCAGCAAGAGCCAATCAAGCCCATGTGGTCAAAATGATGGTCAACGAAATGAAAGACACCATAGATTTGACTTTACAAGACAGAGAAGGGAACACACCATTCTCCTTGGCTGTGGCAGCTGGAGCTTCACAAGTCATTGaaattctaaggcatcaaaatTCTGATTTGGCCATCACTCGAGGTGGTCATGACCTCTTGCCACTTTATATGGCTTGTTTGTTTGGTCACAATGCAATAGCACTTAGTCTCTACCCTTTGACTAATTCAATTCttcaagaaagagaaagaagatgGACTTTTTTCACTTGTATCCACAATGGTTTGTATG aattGGCATTGTTGATGTTGAAAGATTGTGCTGAGCTATCCGTGGCACGTGACAATGGTCAAACAGCCTTGCATGTATTAGCTCGAAAGCCATTAGATTTCATATCAGAGACTCAAGGATTCTTACACAAATTTCTCATTTATT tcccTGGAATGAGAGTCTTAATTAGAAAATCTCACAAGCAAAGCAAAGCCCTAATTCTAGTGAAAGAACTTTGGAAGCAAATTCTAAAAGACAGAAGTGACTCGGAGATTAAGGATCTAATAAGAGGACCGACTCGATTACTTCTCGATGCGGCTGAGGTTGGAAACCATGATTTCATAGTTGCTCTTATTTGTTCTTACCATGATTTATTATGGGAATGTGATAGAGAAAGAAGAACCATTTTCCACATTGCTGTTGAGAATCGACATGATGAGATATTTAGGTTGATACATGAGATTGGTTCCATTAAAAGTATCATATTTGCTTTTAAAGATAGTGAAGGAAACAACATATTTCATCTTGTTGCTAACTTACCATCTATCGAAAGATTAAATGTTGTGTCTGGTGCAGCTCTACAAATGCAACGTGAACTCATTTGGTTCAAG gaGATAGAGAAGATGATGGATCCATCtctaagagagaaaaagaacaaTAAAAACGAAACCGCCAGTGTAATTTTTAGCAAAGCACACGCAAATTTATTGAAAGAAGGAGAATCATGGATGAAGAAAACGGCCGAATCTTGTACAATAGTAGCAGCCCTAATTGCAACGGTAGTATTCACCGTAGCTTTCAGTGTTCCTGGTGGTAACAACAGCGATACAGGACTTCCTATTCACATAAAACACAATGCATACACATTTTTTTCGCTATCAAATGGAATAGCCATGTTCTCATCTTCGACATCCATACTCATGTTCTTATCCATTCTCACATCTCGCTACGCTGAGAGTGATTTTCTTAGGGCTTTGCCTAAGAGGTTGATTATTGGACTCACTTCGCTTTTCGTCTCCATGGCAACTATGACAATTGCTTTTTGTATGGCGGTGTTCATTGCGTATCGTCAAAGTTCAATGTGGATACCTATTCTTATCACAACACTTCAAATTGTTCCAATCACTTTGTTTTTGTATCTTTTGTATCCTCTTCAAATTGACATATTTTGCTCCACATTTAACTCTCATTCATTGTTTAAACAAACTAAGCGTGAGCTTCAATGGGCTGgtgatatttga